Part of the Branchiostoma floridae strain S238N-H82 chromosome 11, Bfl_VNyyK, whole genome shotgun sequence genome, cgccagcatggcgccatggtaacggccaatgtgtggtgggaagaccaccagagcgccgctcacgtgcgcctcacaggcgggatgtcaatcaACCCGCTGTTTATTTCAGCGGGTGCAGCCTGGAACTGGGGTCGCCgtgttttccaaaatcatctcgcACACTGGACAGCCGGGCTTTCTGAGCAACGTTCGCACATGCAGAAAAACTGCACTGAGTAGCGGAGCAGATTCTTCAAAGGGTGACTCAACACTGTaagctggaaattggaaaatgaacagcattttataagtgtatgtaaactttGCTAGAAGACCCATCAGTTGGTTTTTGCTTAACTCTATTGAGTATTGTATTATACTCTACTCTTCACTTCAGATAGCCGTGCGTggtgacatatatgtacaagaaaacacgtcacccattcattagtcgcggccaaaatataatatagaagaaaagttgtagatttgaaggtagaaaaatctcaattttttaaattttcatagtacattttgtattgttctggCGATAGTGCAacgctattactattagtgttcgcccgctctggctgttgccccgcaataatggacgtaatgcatgcctctaacaatgtctaatagtctCACCTACGGACTTTGCTGCTCTTCTGGCCGCTGCGCCTAGtgtacggaagggggcgctgtcgcacggcttcatacaatttagggacttagacaaaatttggcagggcggcggcaattttttctaagtgttttacggCGCCCGAAGCGTCCGGCGGTCCTGAACTGCCGAACGTGCTGAACCACTTAATGACGGTTCACCGCCCGGCGCTCGGACTGGCAGCCTCGCGGGCCGGACGGCTTTGACGTAGGCGGACCGCTCGGACTGCCCTCGGACCGGTCCGAACCGTTCGGggcgagttgattttcacacaggcAGCTAGAGATGCATGCCCAAAGGTTTCGTCTTACGCCCAACCTTGCCAGGCTACACAGGAGCTTCCCATGGTCAATGTTGTCGAACGCTCGGGAAAAGTCTATGAATGCAACATGGACGTCCATTTTAGGATTGCTATTTACAGCGTCATGCCTTGCTTTGTTGTCTGTATGAGGGCTGAGACGGTAGACCTACCACGCCTGAAACCGTGCTGTGAATTGAGAATTTTGTCATCGGTGTCTCGCAATAGTAGCTCACGGACAAAGACCTCCAGCACTTTGCCAAGACAACTAGTCAAGGAGATCCGACGAAACTCTTCGGGACCTTTCGGTTTAGGTGTTTTTGGTACAGGCACGACAAGTTCCTCTTTCCACTTGCTTGGAAAGGTTCCCTTCTGAAGACAACTGTTGTAAATGTCCGTCAGGATCGGAGCGAGCTCCTCGTGGAAAGTTGTCAGAAGCCAGGGTGGTAATTGATCCCCCCCGGTTGCCTTACGTGGATTGACCCGTTTCAGCTGAAGCTTCACCTGGCCTATTATATGCTCAGTTCAGGTAAAAATCCGTCCGAGAGCTGGCTGGCTACATCCGCAACATCAGGAATGGAACGCTGTACGTTGGCCCAGACTGAGGAGAAGTGTTCGCTCAGGGACTCGCACATGTCTTTCTCTTCGGTAGCTGAGCTTTGAGGAGTTCTCCCTCTCGGCGCCGACACTCCTATCAGGGACTTGACCATGCTGAACCATTTGTTTGAGTCTGTGTGCTTGAGTTCTTCCACTTCTCTCTGGTAGTACAACTTTTTGGCAGACTTCAGACAGCGTTGAACCTTGTTTCTTAGCTTTTGGTAAGCACCAGTGTTACCCGACATGTAGGTTTTCTGTCTCTCAGCTATCAAGCGCTTTATGTGTGGGGTTATCCACGGCTTGTCTTGGGACGTGACTTTTCCCTTCTTCAGTGGCACTGTCTTGTCAAGGAGTGGACACACGATGGAATAAAAGCGCTCTACTTTCTGGTCAACGTTTGCGGTTTCCTCCACTGGCGTAAAGTCTACAAGGTTAAGTGCTAGCCCGAGCGCTCGCATCGCCTCAGGAGTACACTTCCTACGGCGGTGAACAAACACTGGATCCTTTGGCCAGGGTCTACCCGGGAGAGTTAGGAGCTGATGGTCAGACTGGCCAAGCGGTGGGTGATGCTGCGGTTGTTCGTTGTAGAACTTGGTCAGATTAGTGAATATAGAATCCAGCTGATTCTGACCTCGTGTTGGAGATTTTACCACCTGCTTCAGTCGACACCTTGTGCACAGGGGCTGGTGCTTCAACTGGTTCGTGTCCCCCATCAGTATCACTCCAGACAGGGGGTATTTCATCTCTGCAGACTGGATAGACTTACACAAGTACGAGATGACTTCTGTGTCAGGTTTGCACCTTATCGTACCTGGTGGAGGATTGTACAGCACGCCGGTGATGATGCTGTTAACCCCTCTCGGCAGACGATCTGGGCGTATCCTAAGCCACAGGCACTCAAACGAATCATCTTCCAAGTCAACAAGTCTACTGTGAGGGATAGAGGATCTAACGTAAGCACATGCACCTCCATCCCCGCCACCAGTGCGGTCCTTTCTGTGCAGCACGAAGCCATTTAAGTCTACAACACTGTCTGGAATGTCTGGACGCAACCATGATTCGGTGATTCCTAATACCGATGAGCCTGTCTGTTCTGCAACAACGGTGAGTTCGTCTACTTTGGGCAGCAGCGAACGGGCATTACACAGTAACATGGTTGGGAAACTATGACGAGCTTGCTGAGACTTATATTGCTGCGTTTTCTCGTTGATCATGGTCACCTGCTGAAGAACTCTCATTCGATCAGCGTGTTGTTTACTGTCCCATGATGATTTGCATATGAAACCCCGACGGGGGGTGCTTATCCTCCTAGTGTTCACAACTTGGATAAAACGCTTCAGGTTCTTGCCACCCTTCTTACCTCTGGGTCGGGATCGTCTTAGAAGACCATGGCTGAGTAATCGCTCTTTTAAGGTTGACACAGATGGAGTAGCAGCTCGCCGGAGACTCGTTAAGAACTCCATGGAGTACTTCAGTGGGGCGGCCATTGTTCAGGTTGAGTGTTGTCGTCGTGACACGAAGTctcctgtttgcgacgattcAGGAACCCAGTTCTTCCATGAGTAATCCAAACCTGCCCACAAGCTCTCAGAAACACGACATCTTGCATAGAGCCTCCAGAATACGATATACAGTaaaattgacggaaaaacaaaGGAAACAGGGCAGAGGTACAAAATACCGCGGCTGCCCTCGAGGGGCGCCACCTGTtacccttacggggtgacacacccgtccgggtgaatgatgtagatcaccatgtggctgatacgagacagaggtcgccaggcctccatccgggtgatttgaagtgaatcaccaacttccgacagaaggatttgcaccaacgcacaccgcaccatcgcacgtgtgggggttctttaacgtgcatggggtatggctctccccatacacgggacctccatttaacgtcctatccgagggacgactcatttttcacttgagtaaagtgaggaaagtcgtgtaaagtgcctttcccaagggcacaagaccggcaacacggcaggcggattcgaaccggcgacctctcggtcacgggccgaatacactaccactgtgctacgcggccccaccaCGATTGCATCACCTTCGTTAGTAATGGGGCATATATCTGACTTTTCGAGAATCTAAACTGTAGGTGTATATCCTCCCCAGGTTGCCGGATGCCCGGTGGTACCACCAGCCCCTCCAAGTTTTGGGACGTCATCAGCGAAGGACGAAACGTCATCACGGAGGTACCAGCGGAGCGATGGTCCCTGGACGTGTACCACAGCACCGACCCGCACCAGTCAGGTACCCACGTCACGCGCAGGGCCGGCTTTGTGGACGACATCGACATGTTCGACCACACCTTCTTCAAGATCTCGCCTCGTGAGGCCGCCATGATGGACCCGCAGCAGCGCCACCTGCTGGAAGTGACGTACGAGGCGTTTGAAGATGCAGGTATCACGCCTGAGAGTGTGTCTGAGTCTTGTGGTGTGTTTGTGGGAATAGGCATGATGGATTACGCTTTGAACATGGCCGATGACAAACACCTGTTCAACTCGTATGCAAACACAGGCGTTGCGCACAGCGTGGCCGCAAACAGAATCTCCTATGCCTTCAATCTAAAGGGCCCAAGTCTTGCCGTAGACACGGCCTGCGCGGCGTCCATGACAGCCCTACACTTAGGGTGTTCCTCCTTAAGAATTAAGGAATGCAGCGTCGCCATCGTCGGGGGAGCCAACGTGCTCCTCATGCCGGAGGTAACGGTGGCGTTCAGTGCCATGGGGGTGCTGTCACCTGACGGATTCAGCTGTCCGTTTGACGCATCTGCCAACGGCTACGTCCGCAGTGAAGGGTTCGGCGCCATCTTGTTGAAGCCTCTCAGCGACGCCATACGGGACAGAGATCACGTGTACAGCGTCATCAGGGGAAGTGCTATATCCGATAACGGCTTCAGTCAGAGCATCACCATGCCGTCCTCCGGTGAACAGGAGAAGCTGATGAGGACAACCTACGCCCGCTTCGGAGTCCCTCTCTCAAGCGTCATGTACGTCGAAGCGCACGGAACAAGCACGCCCGTCGGGGATCCTGCGGAGGCTGAAGCCATTGGTAAAACCTTCGGTAGACGTTCAGCCTCTCCGTTGAAGATTGGGTCTGCGAAGAGTAATTTCGGACACATGGAGTGCGCAGCAGGCATGGTAGGGGTCATCAAGACTGCGCTGATGCTGGACAGGCGAGCCCTCTGTCCCTCCGTCAACTATACCAAGCCGAGCCCCAAAGTCGACTTTGACGAGCTCGGCATCTCAGTGCAAACTGAGGTGGAAACCTTTCCTGACAACAAGAAGGTGACCCTCGGCGTCAACAGTTTTGGGTTTGGAGGAGCCCTGGCTCATGTGATAATGGAAGAGAGCAGAGCAACACGATCAGTGCGTCCGACCTACAACAAAAGGGGATGGCAGTTTGGAACTAGTGACCAAGAAGGTGATTTCATCATTCTGCCGCTCAGCGGAAAGTCTCCGGACGCCCTCAGGGACCTTTCCGCCAAGTGGCTGACGTACAAAGAGAAGGATGCCATCAAGGTTTCCTCGTGGGTTGCCACGCGCAGAAACCACTATCAAAACAGACTTGCTGTCGTCACCAATTCTGGCGCCAAGACAAGAGAGGGCCTGCAGGGTTACGTCAACAAGATGGCtgccgatgacgtcataactggAACAACACAGAGCTCCCGCCCAAAAGTTTGCTTCGTTTTCCCTGGTCAAGGGCAACAGTGGAACGACATGGGGAGGAAGCTGTATCAGATGGAGTCTGTGTTCAGGGATACAGTTGATACATGTGACAGGATCTTCGCGCGAGTCAGTGGATGGTCCCTCTTGCAGAAGACCGGGCTGTTCACTTCAAACGACGGCCCCGCAGAGCTCACCCTCGCGGACATGATTGTCTCCCAACCTGCCATACTCTTCACCCAGCTGGGCTTGTTTGCTTTGCTGAAGCATTGGGGCGTTTCTCCCGATGTGATCGTCGGGCACAGTCTGGGAGAGGTCGCAGCAGCCTATGCCTGTGGTGGTCTAACTTTAGAGGAAACCATCCAGGCTATCCACATCAGAAGCACAGAACAAGCCAAACTACAGGGAACCGGGAGCATGGCCGCCATGCGCGCATCAAAGGCAGAGGCTGAGGTGCTCATTGCCAAGTGCGAGGGTGTGAAAGTGGCATGCGACAACTCACCTACATCTGTCACCATCGCAGGGTCAACAGACGCCATTGCTACACTGCAAGATCAAAATCCAACAAAGCTGAAAAAGCTACTTGTCTCTTGCGCGTTCCACACATACCACATGGACCCAATCAAAGACGAGTTTCTCGAAGCGATGTCTTCCATACAGACAAACGGAAAAGGACAAGATCGCGCACCTCTGTACTCCACGACGACAGGGTGTCACTACACGGGGAAGTTTGACGGTCAGTACTGGTGGGAGAACATCAGAGGACAGGTCAAGTTCACTTCAGCCATTCAAGCCATCATCCAGAACCACAATGCTGACGTTTTCATCGAGCTTGGCGCCTCCGCTACGCTGTTGTCATCAGTCAACCAGACACTCAAGCACGAAAACTGTCCCATGAAAGTCACCGTAACGTGTGGACAGCGCCAGCAAAACGACCACAAGTGCATGCTGCGTGCCTTGGCTACCCTGTACGTGAA contains:
- the LOC118426221 gene encoding uncharacterized protein LOC118426221, whose translation is MLLCNARSLLPKVDELTVVAEQTGSSVLGITESWLRPDIPDSVVDLNGFVLHRKDRTGGGDGGACAYVRSSIPHSRLVDLEDDSFECLWLRIRPDRLPRGVNSIITGVLYNPPPGTIRCKPDTEVISYLCKSIQSAEMKYPLSGVILMGDTNQLKHQPLCTRCRLKQVVKSPTRGQNQLDSIFTNLTKFYNEQPQHHPPLGQSDHQLLTLPGRPWPKDPVFVHRRRKCTPEAMRALGLALNLVDFTPVEETANVDQKVERFYSIVCPLLDKTVPLKKGKVTSQDKPWITPHIKRLIAERQKTYMSGNTGAYQKLRNKVQRCLKSAKKLYYQREVEELKHTDSNKWFSMVKSLIGVSAPRGRTPQSSATEEKDMCESLSEHFSSVWANVQRSIPDVADVASQLSDGFLPELSI